The following proteins are encoded in a genomic region of Acidobacteriota bacterium:
- a CDS encoding tetratricopeptide repeat protein — translation MNKFAGISLIVLALAISAFSQKLGKPTLTPSPLTPSQQKTLQEGVKLHDEKKYEEAVAKYKSILVENPECVAAMYELALTLEHKGEKLASMELANKGTKYLSDELPLFYVLIANNLDDLGKPDDAVKIYLDGIKLLEGNKDLGSYRASLEFNLGVTYIRQKKFAEARKILKDAVEDNYAYPSPHFLLSYVYHGTKYKIPAFLAAARFVSLEYSTQRTGTAVGIITDVLKPAAKDPKTGNINIFMDLNAPKDEGDFGMFDLLLGTLTTVRGDDDKGKSDNQMFIEAIGSIIAILSEDKKMRSTFIGKNYLPFMTELKKNGHLDALGNMILYIRDTKNADAARWVADNDAKLSAFLNWAKAYQLPAK, via the coding sequence ATGAACAAATTCGCCGGCATTTCTCTTATCGTATTGGCTTTGGCAATTTCCGCTTTCTCGCAGAAACTTGGAAAACCCACTCTTACTCCCAGCCCATTGACGCCTTCTCAGCAAAAGACGCTTCAGGAAGGCGTCAAGCTTCACGACGAAAAGAAATACGAAGAGGCAGTAGCAAAGTACAAGTCGATCCTCGTCGAGAATCCGGAATGCGTCGCCGCAATGTACGAACTTGCCTTGACGCTCGAACATAAGGGCGAAAAGCTCGCGTCGATGGAACTGGCAAATAAAGGGACCAAGTACCTTTCAGATGAATTGCCTCTTTTTTATGTTCTGATCGCCAATAATCTCGACGATCTCGGCAAACCGGATGATGCCGTAAAGATCTATCTGGACGGGATCAAACTGCTCGAAGGAAACAAGGATCTTGGCTCGTACCGTGCGAGTCTCGAATTTAATCTAGGCGTGACCTACATTCGTCAGAAAAAATTTGCCGAAGCCCGTAAGATCCTCAAAGACGCTGTCGAAGACAACTATGCATACCCAAGCCCGCATTTTCTACTCTCCTACGTCTATCACGGTACCAAGTACAAGATCCCGGCCTTTCTAGCCGCCGCACGGTTCGTTTCGCTCGAATATTCGACCCAGCGGACCGGCACGGCTGTGGGTATCATTACTGATGTCCTTAAACCGGCCGCAAAAGATCCGAAGACGGGCAATATCAACATCTTCATGGATCTGAACGCTCCAAAAGACGAGGGCGATTTCGGTATGTTTGACCTTCTGCTCGGCACTTTGACGACCGTCCGTGGTGATGATGACAAGGGCAAATCCGACAATCAGATGTTTATCGAGGCGATCGGTTCGATCATCGCTATTCTCAGTGAAGACAAGAAAATGCGTTCGACCTTTATCGGCAAAAATTACCTTCCATTTATGACCGAGCTGAAAAAGAACGGTCACCTTGATGCCCTCGGCAACATGATCTTGTATATCCGCGATACTAAAAATGCCGATGCCGCCAGATGGGTCGCCGACAATGATGCCAAACTCTCGGCATTTCTAAACTGGGCCAAAGCTTATCAACTGCCCGCTAAATAA